The Tamandua tetradactyla isolate mTamTet1 chromosome 18, mTamTet1.pri, whole genome shotgun sequence genome contains a region encoding:
- the MRO gene encoding protein maestro isoform X2, whose product MDQRARKILGQVLCVPTSQPKKKRISMMSFFSKVSWKLRFQKRESLKKLLLILAERAQDPSAKKRHMAMKGLGTVAWEAPDKVRKYKKIILDLLVHGLYDPMSSDVIHESMKTLTVILGKLQGKGLGSCFMDITLQTRTLLDDENDSLRYSAFVLFGQLATFAGRKWKKFFSHQVKQTRDSLLIHLRDRNPQVAKACKTTFRACSPYLRPRRGYSFQNEEEQRNPKLCRQLSHCHPELLQFFYANKIL is encoded by the exons ATGGaccaaagagcaagaaaaatCCTGGGCCAGGTCCTTTGCgtccccacctcccagcccaaGAAGAAAAGGATTTCCATGATGTCTTTCTTTTCAAAG GTCTCTTGGAAACTGAGGTTTCAGAAGCGAGAGTCTCTGAAGAAGCTGCTCCTCATTTTGGCAGAAAGAGCCCAGGACCCCAGTGCTAAAAAGCGCCACATGGCCATGAAGGGCCTGGGAACCGTGGCCTGGGAAGCCCCGGACAAG gtgagaaaatataagaaaatcatcCTGGACCTGCTGGTGCATGGACTGTATGACCCCATGAGTTCTGACGTCATCCATGAGAGTATGAAGACACTGACCGTGATCCTGGGCAAGCTCCAGGGGAAAGGATTGGGCTCCTGCTTTATGGACATCACCCTTCAGACCAGGACATTGTTAGATGAT GAGAATGACAGTCTGAGATATTCGGCCTTCGTCTTGTTTGGGCAGTTGGCTACCTTTGCTGGGCggaaatggaagaaatttttcagCCATCAAGTTAAGCAGACACGAGATTCCCTCCTGATCCATTTACGGGATAGAAATCCACAGGTTGCCAAG GCTTGCAAAACAACTTTTCGAGCCTGTTCCCCGTATCTGAGACCGAGGAGGGGATACAGCTTCCAGAACGAAGAAGAGCAAAGGAACCCTAAACTCTGCCGACAGCTG AGCCACTGTCACCCAGAGCTCCTGCAGTTCTTCTACGCAAATAAGATTCTGTAA
- the MRO gene encoding protein maestro isoform X1, protein MDQRARKILGQVLCVPTSQPKKKRISMMSFFSKVSWKLRFQKRESLKKLLLILAERAQDPSAKKRHMAMKGLGTVAWEAPDKVRKYKKIILDLLVHGLYDPMSSDVIHESMKTLTVILGKLQGKGLGSCFMDITLQTRTLLDDLATFAGRKWKKFFSHQVKQTRDSLLIHLRDRNPQVAKACKTTFRACSPYLRPRRGYSFQNEEEQRNPKLCRQLSHCHPELLQFFYANKIL, encoded by the exons ATGGaccaaagagcaagaaaaatCCTGGGCCAGGTCCTTTGCgtccccacctcccagcccaaGAAGAAAAGGATTTCCATGATGTCTTTCTTTTCAAAG GTCTCTTGGAAACTGAGGTTTCAGAAGCGAGAGTCTCTGAAGAAGCTGCTCCTCATTTTGGCAGAAAGAGCCCAGGACCCCAGTGCTAAAAAGCGCCACATGGCCATGAAGGGCCTGGGAACCGTGGCCTGGGAAGCCCCGGACAAG gtgagaaaatataagaaaatcatcCTGGACCTGCTGGTGCATGGACTGTATGACCCCATGAGTTCTGACGTCATCCATGAGAGTATGAAGACACTGACCGTGATCCTGGGCAAGCTCCAGGGGAAAGGATTGGGCTCCTGCTTTATGGACATCACCCTTCAGACCAGGACATTGTTAGATGAT TTGGCTACCTTTGCTGGGCggaaatggaagaaatttttcagCCATCAAGTTAAGCAGACACGAGATTCCCTCCTGATCCATTTACGGGATAGAAATCCACAGGTTGCCAAG GCTTGCAAAACAACTTTTCGAGCCTGTTCCCCGTATCTGAGACCGAGGAGGGGATACAGCTTCCAGAACGAAGAAGAGCAAAGGAACCCTAAACTCTGCCGACAGCTG AGCCACTGTCACCCAGAGCTCCTGCAGTTCTTCTACGCAAATAAGATTCTGTAA